The segment TAGGTAAGTCTTAGCAACAGGCAGGCTTTCAAAATCCATCATCAGTGTGCCTTATTCAGTATGGAGTATAGTCCGAAGTAGTCCCTCATCATCTGCGAGCACTTTTCCTTTGCACGGAGGATGAATGTCAATACCTATTTACACATGACAAGTTTTGGCTAATGATGCGGTTACTCACTGAGGCTGCAGACTCGTGGCTATTAAAGTTCTCTGCTGATAAAGGAGGAGATGAAGCTCtactctcctttttttttgtctggctGCCTCCCACCTTGTTAGAGCCTCGGCACTCTTTAGACTTTTCCACGATCCCATTCAACTTAGTAACCTAGTAGAAAATGATTGCGgtcccttttttgtttttgtttgtttgttttcactatGGGGAAGTTTTCTGCTGACAGTGAGTTAAAAGCAGGTCATGAAAAGGTCTGATGAATGGCAGATCTGGCTAAAAGTGAGGTTCAGAGGGAGAAAGGTAAGATCTTTTCTCCAACTTCTCCCTTTGGGTGGCAGCAAACTGCTAATCTGTCCTGCCGTTCTGCATAAAACTGTAACCTACGGCTAGAACAGCGTCCTCTCACAAAGAAGGGTGTTTTCTTAGCAGTTACCAACTTGTCTATTGGGAGTTAAAACCAAGGATGCCATTAAGAGTCTCTGTTCACAGTAGGGAGATATGCTGGCTAGGCCTGGCGAGGCTGGGTCTGCGTAGCACTAGCATTTGTATAATGCTGTGGACAAGCAGGAGATTGTTGAGCACAAAAAAGATGAGACTGATATATTTATTAGGATACTTTCATAGAAGTTGTGGCAGAATATTTCTATTTGAATGAAAACTCGTAATTTCATGGTCTTCACTGTTTTATCTGAAGGTAGATCTCAGGCTGAAATTACAAGAATGGTCTCCTCTTCTCTGCATTGACCAAACCAGGGAACCTCAGCCCCTCATCTTGATCTCCCACCCTTTTTGCCCTCTATTGTTTCTGCAGTGGAAGGGCTCTATTAATAATATATGAAGAGGGGATTTAAGCAGGATAAACACATGGGTCTGCAGCACTGAAACACAAGGACATGCATGGAAATCCCAGCGACGCACACActgtttttccccttaaaaCAGTGCAGCAAGCCAGCAGGGATCTTGCTGTCACAGCACGCAGCTGacatttctgagctgcaaacCTCTGCTGCCCGAAACCTGAAGAATTCTGCATGAAACGGTGACTTTAATTTCTGAAAGGGTGGGAACGCTTCCCTTACACAACACGCCTGCTGCACCGCGTGCTGACACCACACAAGGCTCGGGGCCGAGCAGGATGGGGCTGGCACAGCTGTCCCCAGgcctgcagctcttccagctggCACCGCGGCCCCTCGGCAGCTGCTGCGGGTTTCTGGGCTCTGGGGGGGAGGGTGCACGACCCGGGGCACGAGGTGTGAGGTAGACAAGGCCTTGCAGCGCCGCACACGGCATAGAGCAAAGAGAGGTCGGATCCACCTCTGAAACGCTCCGCTAATAAGACGAACCCATCGCCCGCCCCTTCCTCTTCCGCCCGCAGGAGCTCCGCCTCGGTAGCAGCCGCGGCGCGGGCACCCCGGTAGGTGCGGGTGCCGGGCGGGGGGAGGCGAGGCCAGCCCGCCCCGGGCTGCCGGCCCCCAGGGCCCCGCACCGCTGGGCGCGGTGTGGCAGAGCGGTCACCGGGCTTCTGCGGGGCGGGTGGGAGAGGGAACGGCTTCTCGGCCGGCTCCAGCCCTGGCCCCGCTTTTGCAACAAAAATCCTCACTCTGATGAATTTGCCTGTACGTGCCTGTAAAAGCACGGTGTGGCAAAGAGTATTTCAGCCTTTGAGGGAGATAGGCCTATAAATTGTGGTGTAGCTTCACCAGAATTCAGTAAATCAAGTCAGAATTTGCGGGGAATGGTCCGTGTAAATCACCACGTGGCTTCTGGTTGCCTTCCTTACAAGTAAGATGCACAAAGGTTAAGAATACCACGTGCAGCTGGGCCTGCGGTGTGATGGTATGGGCACTGAGCCTGGGAGGGTTGAGTGCTAACAGGTTCTGACGGTATTTCTTCTTATCTTTTCATGGACGCTGACCATCACGAGAACTGATTactctggctttgttttctgcttattcTTGTGTTAAGTGCGTGGCAGGACGGTAGGGTGTCATCCAGCCAGGGCTACAGCAGAGGCTGCCCCCTCTGTAATGGCACAGCCATCCCATCAGATCTAGACTACCAGGCTGTTTGCCAAATGGTCATTAGCTCTCAGGGGGTCCTTTGGGTTTACTATTATCACTTTCCTGCCTTTAGCTCCGCTGCCAAGGATGTTTTCTCCCGAAAGTGGGTTTCATCCAAGCTTTCAGCTTTTTGGagtgtttttcttaaataattttgtcaAACAAATCACCTCCTCCAGTCCTCAGCAGTGTGTTAGAATGCCTCCAGTTATTATGCTGAGCAATGCAAATGTAATGATTGTATACTTACATGCGTCATTGTTTCTGTTCAGCACTCAGTGTGTGTTTGGCACAGTATAAACATTGAAGGGTTCTTCCCCTGGTGAATTTACAGTTTGAAAGGGCTTCATGGGAGGGAGTTGTAATAATGTATCATTAAAACACCTCCTTTAATTTAATCCCTTTCTGTGCCCCTGTGGTTGAAACCCACTTGCTGTTGATCGTGACGGGTGTATTGCGGTGCATCCCGCAGTGCTGGTTTGTGATGTTCCAGCCCCCAGTTGTCCGCTCTACCCTCTGTGGGAGGGTATTGTTCAGCCTgagtggaagaaaagagcatATGGCTAAGTTTCAGCTGCTGCGTTACAAAGCACAGTGAAAGCCACCTTTGGTGGTGCTCTGCACTAAGGCCTCAGTGGCTCTGTCAAGGCACAGTTTCCTTCTGCCACCTCGGCTTCCTGTAAGGACAGCTGGAAATAGCTGTGTCTGAAACAGCTGCAGCACGATTCTCCCCAGCTCATGTGTTAAGGCTCTGAGAGATGAAGCACTGCAAGATGCAGATGGGAACGGGCACCCAACTGTCACTGATATCTTTTGGATTTAGTCACCTACTCCATAGAATGGGTTAGGTTGGAAgatccttaaagatcatctagttctaagCCCTTGCTGCAGGTGGGGCTGGATTAACCAGTAATTACCTGTTTATTAACTGTTATAACTTTGCAGTAGCATCATTTTAGGAAAGGATTCTGTAGCCACTGGGATTTTTTAAGAGATTAGAGCTCTCTTGGGCTCTAACCCATCATGTGGCTTGGTCCGTAAAAGGAGCTGATACTCCCCCAGGGAAGCAGAACCCTTGaactgaaggagctggcaggTTGGAAAGTTTTTATATTTATCAGCTGATTTAAATAGTCACAACGTAGTCATCTGCCCTGAAACAATTTCtattccagtttctgcccaAAATTGTATGAACAATTTGTCAGACATATTATTTCAGACAcgcattttttaaaatttgccaTTGAAGACATGGTGGTGTTTGAAAATAGCTGTTTGCTGAGTAAGACAGAACCACAGCCTGGCAGGTGAAATCTGAAAAACTAGAAGAAGAACgtactgttctttttctttgaattttgaAGTTGATTATCCATTAGAAGAAACTCCAAAGGCCAGTTCTGTCTCCTAACATTTTCAAATCAGGATATGATCCCATTTTGGATGTTGTAGTTACGCTCAAGTTACTGAGTTTACTCTTGAGGTAACTAAATAAAATTCTTGGAGATATACTGTGGAGGAAGTTAGGGTAGATTCATCTAATTATTGTCTCTTTCTGGCCTTAATATCTACAGTCTGTTGCCATAGCGGAGTGCAGCAGTAGGACTGTGCTGGCAAGGAGTAGTGCGCTGGATGAATACAGAATGTCTATTGAttgctgggggaggaggaagcgTGGTGGCTTTATTATTGGCTTTATTATTGGCTTTACCACAATGAATTGATTTACTGGAGGAGGGGGAGAAGTTAATTCTTTGTTTCAATTATCCTTTGTTGTTCAGAGGCCCCAAAATTAATGAGCATTGCTTTCTCTGTAGAGgtattctgtgttttgttaatGCAAATGAAGGTTTGTTTCATCGGATattgttctctgctgctgcttacgttgtttttaaaatgctacagGGATGAGAGACCCATTTAAGCACACTTTAATTCCTGATTTTGTGTTACAAACAGGTTAGGATTTGACTATGGGAGTGCAGTTCCTGCGGAAGGCATCTGTCTGGATAAAGAAGCACAAGATCACTCTGCTGGCTACTTCTTGCGTGGGACTGTTTGGCGCTAACCTTTCCTATCATGTATTTCCTGAGCAGACGTTCAAACTGTTGCATGAGTGCTGGTCAGATGGGCAGCCAGCTGAGCTTTCACAGAGGCTCTGTGCTGTCTTTCAGGATGTCCTTCAAGATACTGCAGTGAAGTCCACCAACTACCGAGCCTTTCCAGCTTCTGGCTTCCACCCAGTCAGTGCTGGAATcccctggctgcctgcaggttCTTTAGTGGGCATCCCTCCTAATTTTGATAGCACAATTGAGGATAAAAGAGGAATAGTCAACCACGttgttgtgatcagtggcaAGGAAGTAGACTGGGAGAGCAACGAAGGTGTTGCTTTGAAGGAAGCTCTGACGTTTTCACTTGAAGCGCAGAAGTTTGCGCTTGCCAGAGAAGTTGTATATTTGCAGAATGGCAGCCCTTTAGCAAGTGCAGCTGTGGCTCCAGTGTGCTTAGCTGGTACGTGTCTCTGTGGGACAGGTATAAAGATAGCTCTGGGTCTGTATTCTGGCCCCAGGATACTTCGCAGCATCTGTAACCTCATAACTGCCGCTGCTGGACTACTCTTCTATTACATTTCTTACGATGCTATGACCTATCACCTGGACTGCAAGGCTGACAGAAATGCAGCTACTGTTTCCAAAGACTATGCCAAAGGTGGGGTGGAATTTTATGACAAAATCCTGTCTCGCAACAGGATTCTTCGTGTTCTGATGGGCAAAGAAGGGATAAAAATGTATGCCCCGAGTGGTAACCTTTTCCCAAGGTACTGgttcagaataaaatatacCCCGTATACTTACCGAAGAGATttaattgttaatattttaaaagagctcCAGGCATAGGAAGGGAGTGCTTGAATTTTAAACTTGTGAATTATGTATTCTCTTGGAacgctgctgtgctgctgtttttttcttctctatattTTCATTAGAATTTGGGGGTTTATTTTTGCATATAGTTTGGAACGAGTTATTGCACATTCCGTGAATAAAGAATTctctcttaaaatattaaagagttGCTTCAaaagagctctgctctgtgtgcatcTTAAATCACAAGGCCACTGAAGAAGGGAACTGCTCAGATGCTGATCTGGAagttgtgctgctctgctcactcCTCCTGCCAGTTCcaggctggaaaatggaaacgGTAAAGTCAAACAGAGAGTTCTGGGAGCATTATCATTTAAACATGGGtggttttgtgcatttttgccattCCTCCCATGGTACAACCCAAAGATGTTGAAACGACTGGGAGTCTGTGTTGTGCCGTTACGTAAATACTGAGACACAGTGCTTTTGTTCTGCACAAGTTCTTCTGCTGTGTAAATTCTTACAGTACAATCACCATTCTTCAGTAGGGCAGACTCGTTATGCTGCCGTTTACTGTAATACAGCTAGTTTATTACAGAACCTGAGTAATTTAGCATAATTCTGATTTCATCTGGATGTTGCTGTGACTGCAGCAGGTACGAGTGTCCCAACAGCAGGAGTATGAAACCAACATCTGCCATAGGCTGGGTGTTCTCTCACAAGTGGGATCAGGCTGTTCAGAAGAGGGTTTTCAGTTTGCTTCGATAtggcttttgtttcattttaaaatacattttgatgtTTGTCAACTTTTATGTCAAGGAATAAAGACAAGGTCAAAGAAATAAGTCTTTATCCATCACAATAATAAGTCTTGTCAATGTTTACTCAAAGTATCACAGAGTTCTGTTTCGTTTTGGATCACGTTTTGACATGAAGTTGATATACTGGCAGCTGAGACACTGATGGTGCTTTGCATTGCTTAAGCTGTATCTCTAAGTAGTTTGGGTTTCTGATGCATGATGGGTATTTTTCTGGACCATCACTGATCACTCATGTTTGTCCTTGAAGCATCAAGTCATGAGATGCCTCTTAGATTCTTCCTGGCTGTGGGACATTAGTTTATTGTTCTCTTGACCTTTCTGAAAGAGTTTGGTAGAATCTCCTGTTCTGTGGAATAAAGAGATTTTACTTTTAGGCTGCAGGTTTTCAAAGCTCCTGGCtaaattttatttgtcttttcttccagGTAAATCCAATATAAAAGGTCAAGATAGAGGTTTGCTGGTTTAGTGATGTAGTGGCTCGAGGCTGGAATATAATTCGTGTTTCATGTAGTCCATGAGTTTGATTCATCTTCATGCTACTCCATTAAGTCTGAATTCCATTAAATACCATAGGAGAGAACTTGGCCCACTTGTTTGGCTTAAGGAGTTGCTGCTATGTAAAGAGTGCAGAGAGGAAATAGAGTCCTTATTTGAGAGTTACAGCAGTAgcaatttaaagcaaaatttagtttaaaaaatcTACCAGTCCTCACTGCTTTTCATCAAGGTGCCTGCAGCTAGTGCTGTTATTTGACATTCTCAGGCTGCAAAGCCTCAGTAATGCTAATGGATTTTGCAGTTGTGCTCTTTGCATTACTCTTCCAGCTGGATTCTCCAAGCAGCTCCAAGTATCCGTAGGTGCTGTGTCGGATTTAGCCTTCTTTTAACTTGCTGTGGCATATTGGTGTCAGTATGGGATTGCAGGCTGGTTGTTCTAAGACATACTCTCTTGCTTTCCTAAGGGATATGCTTATCAAGGGCTTGCACACC is part of the Numida meleagris isolate 19003 breed g44 Domestic line chromosome 5, NumMel1.0, whole genome shotgun sequence genome and harbors:
- the TMEM177 gene encoding transmembrane protein 177, whose protein sequence is MGVQFLRKASVWIKKHKITLLATSCVGLFGANLSYHVFPEQTFKLLHECWSDGQPAELSQRLCAVFQDVLQDTAVKSTNYRAFPASGFHPVSAGIPWLPAGSLVGIPPNFDSTIEDKRGIVNHVVVISGKEVDWESNEGVALKEALTFSLEAQKFALAREVVYLQNGSPLASAAVAPVCLAGTCLCGTGIKIALGLYSGPRILRSICNLITAAAGLLFYYISYDAMTYHLDCKADRNAATVSKDYAKGGVEFYDKILSRNRILRVLMGKEGIKMYAPSGNLFPRYWFRIKYTPYTYRRDLIVNILKELQA